The nucleotide window AACTTTACCGATCCAAGTGTCGCAAAAAAAGATTCGACCACACAAAAAATAGCAATCAAGTaagtatcaaataaaattaaatcaacacATAGACACACCCGTACAAGTACGTGTCAATTTGCAACATTTAAGTAGTCTATTAATTGGTGTTGAAGCAACAATAGTCACATTGAGAGGAGGAACGACGGCAAACGCCAACGTGACGGCAATTAAGAACCGGCGCAGGAGTTTAACGGCTAATGTGTCTATTAACAAATGTATTTGTCGTGTTGAAGCGCGCTCGTAAATTCCGAACAAGCGAGCAGTTGGCTCGTGTCGCCGTTAAACATATATCAGTCAGTTGTTAAATGTCCAAACatgattgtttttcttttctttaagtTTCAGGTAATAAATAGCTGCGATTAATCCTTTTAATCTGATGTTTAAGAAGTTATAAGTTCGTGATGGCATTAGGTCCTCtcgtattgaaataaaatataattcacaGTTGAAAAGCGGAAAATCTTAAGTAACTGAATCTTTCAATTTTTACCAAATTCATTTGAGCTGTGTAAATCGATCGCTAAAAAAATGAGTTACTaaactaattatgtatttcCAAATAAATTGGACGAAGTGAAAGATTTAGGGCTATttacatcgaaaaaaatatttattcacgtCTGACAGATACTTTTTGTGCCGTCAGTTCGAATCACCTTGCAACACATTTTCAGGTTAAACTTTTAAATAGTTGACACTTAAGCCAGCAGGCCAAATTAAGCGTATTAGTAACTCGTTGAGTTGTTAAAaagcaaaacacaaaaaaacgaAAGTACCTCCAATTTCAGATTTCCGAAAAATAGGTACTATTAACTGCAAGAACGTCCACTTAACGCATCCATTTAAATTAGGAAAATCAGGTTCGAGCAGATGTTTAGTCGAAAGAAATGTTGTCTCAGAGATGTTAAATAAGTAGTGCCTGCTaagaatgtattaaaataacattcttAGTTTGCATCATCTGTCTCCGAGAGCAATATATCAGGAGCACCGGCGGCTCGGCCTCGCCACCCGCGCCGCCACGCGCCCTCCGAGACAGCGCTCTACGAGACTAATAACTTAACCCccttttgtttttctatacAAAGCTCTCAGTTTATTTATGAGATCTACCGATTATGCTCTGACACGCGTCTCGGCCTAATCGCTCTCAACTAAACAAAATCTCTCAAATATCTCAATCCTTTTGTTAGATAAACAAAATTGAGTAAATGCAAGAATTGACgagtttattttcattctaCCAATTATGAATGGTAGGTATAGAGAAATCTATATCTACTTTCAACAGTTTAATATACAAAGGGGGAGATATATattaatctttttaatttttttcaccGATTAGTCCGAGAAGCCTGAACcgatttttgtcatttttttttggatttgatGGTATCCTAGATTTTAAACATATCTTTTATCaaatatatacttaaatgtagaaagttatttaataaaaaaatcttaacattGTGCTAAATTTTTCGTCAACCGTGCGGCTACGCCGTAGCATTTGACTACGAATTTTACTGAATGAGTTACAATTTTATCGTTTACAATAAACGTACAAAGATTTGACCCAAATATTTGTGCACGACACAAGTAACAACATTTTGAAATGGTTATTCCATAAACCTTTTCTTGCTATTTAGGTACCTTCCTACGCACTCCTCCTTTTTGCATAGATAAACTAACTAAGGAAATTCAAATCAATTACTTTATGGTATAACTAGCTACCGCCCGCGTTtcacccgcgtggtgtgttgatataTATGCAGAGTAGCCTgtatccagggtatcacctatctacataccaaattaacaacaaacaaacaaaaagaataacaaacacatccatacattttcacaaacacatttattagtaggatttatgtGATTTTAATTTACCTGGTAATACCTCTATAGTAGGATTCTATGTACTTCTAAAAACATATAAGCAGGTATAACTATAGGCTAACGTATAACGTACATACAAACatgatgataaaatataatcacaaGATAGATAAAcagaataggtaggtactatgatatttaataatttgaaaCGTTTTCCAtctacaatatttaattttatcaccCTCGTAGTTGCATCGCATAAAGTAATGAGATGCTTCGAGTTTGATTTGAAGAGGCATTCATtgaattgttaaaaatattatgtcctTTGACGTCGAACAGCGCACCAGTGTCGCATTGCTTGTCATTTAAATATGCAATACAATGTAGGGTGACGCATCATGAGTGCAGAAGGACCGTTGTCATTGTCTAGTCAAAACAAAGCTCACAGCTTCACTTCAATTCTAGTGATATTTTTGAATACTCACTgtcgaaatattattattcagtcTACTTCTGTTATAGAGTTACTGTATCAAACTGCTGTTTGGGGCATCTAATGTGATTTTTTCTGACCGTTTGATTATAAGGTGATTCACATACAGCAcctgttaaatataaaattataacttatttGCCTATCTCCTACATATACATAACTACTTTAAAGTCTCAGTCataacgataaaaattaagtaacatAGCCAATAAGAGCTTCCTCTGTCCTAATTCACTTATTTTGCTATGCCCGACAGGTTCATGTGAACTATTTATTAGTATTAGGCACCACCtaagaatacatgtggaaagcaataaaagtattgagcGATTGGCGGTGAAGTGAATCTGCTTTTTTAACTTCTATGTGAAATGAGTTCAAATATTTCACATTAACCCGATCACGCGGAGAACCGCTATCGATCGTCACTGAAAACGGCAGTGCTCGTTGTcgtgattgaatgttttacactcatttacacaaaaacataatttttatatttatcagcATATGTCTGCCTTGGCTCTCGGgcctttgttattgttttgtctAAGTTCATTACATTTTGTGGTTTACAGTCATAAAACACCGCAACAGCGAAACTTTCTTAAGATGAAATTCTTTTTGTTAGTTACGTTGGAGATGTATGCGGGCCTTGAAGCGAAGACTGCGGTTTTGGTCGATGCTCGGCCGTGGGGCCGCGGTTGTCGCTGTCGATGACTACGTTCTCTTGTAATTTCGCGGTTTCTTTCTAAATATGCACATTTATTTTCTGCAGGCGAAAGCGGTTGTAAATCAAAAATCTCATTAGAGTGGTAACAGCTTTTATGGCATACTAGCTTATAAAAACGTCAACGTTTTGCAGAAACGTAGGCCTATCTGTATACCTAAATTCGAAGGGTTTGTAATGTAGATTCACTTCTGAAACAGGATTGATGATTAGGCAgctagtacctaggtatatttcgGAATAAATATCAGCTATAGGTATGCGATCAGAGATTCGCTCTTGCATCGGCTCGTTTCCATATTAGCTGCGGTGTCTAATTGACGGTTTATAGTTAACAAGATACGCGTAAACGTGAAAACTTTTTGTCAACATTTacaattacatatttacttggtacaaaaatctcaaaaacaaTGAATTCCGTTTTCCAATATACTTTGTAATTAAATGACACAGAAGCGTTTCCTGACGATACGGTCAGAGTGTAACCCGACGCCTGTCGGTTAGTATCGAATCTTAACTATTTGATAGATTGGAGACCACACGTGTCGTGGTCGGGTGAAGTCAAGTCTCACAGCTATCACACAGGCCGTGCGCATACGCACTCGATTGGAACAAAACGCGTAGTATTTTAGATCTAGTTTCTAGTATTACACATCAATAAGCAACAAATTAGATCCGTCTATTTATTGCATTGGAATGCATAAATATTACCATATTGCTGAAGTTTCCATAAGATAAAGTAAGTTATCTTGCTACGACTACAATGCTACAAACATAGTATTAACTACTTaatagtacctaggtacctacctgccAAAATATCAATAGGTACTAGGTGCctacaagaataaaataatctcAATTCCTACATATATCAGATCAGCAAGGTACCTAGGCAGGTATTTACTTAAGATATCGGTATATTTACAGAATTTTAAAAAGATGGAGCAATATCTGCCATATCTGTAATATCTTGCAGCGGCTGACGtgaacgtatttttatttttgtagtaaatgAGCGTAACATAAGCTCATGAAATCGAGGTCGATCCAGTCGCGGTTACCACAGGAAACCGCAAACTATCCATCTAAATAACTACAGAGCAACCAGAATTGCGctgtgtttttttattcagttgaACAGCCAACTCAACATAACATAAAAGTTTTAACAATCAACTCAAACAAGGATTTGAAAGCTTTGAAGTAATCTTTTTGTAGGAAACCTGGAATCAAGTAGccttgttttgtattttacctACCATCTTTTTTTTATCAGcaaattatataggtatagaAGTGAGAAAAAGAGAGTCAACCTATCTAAAACATCAAGCCTTATTCCATTTGACCATTAGATTCAGAGGTCTTAAATCGTTTTCTACTTGGGTAATTAGAGTTTAATCTGTCAGAAACTACACTTTTTCTGAACTTGAACTTTAACTCCCTGAAGGCTAATCCATATTCATATCATTGATTTGCATTCCACAAGTTTGTCAAGATGTTACAATAAGCTTTCAGCTCAGTACATTTGTGGACCCTAttagggcacagcaacattgggcatttaatgccagtacctacattaaaaaatatgattaaataatatgataatatgataaaaaatatgataaaaaatacttgatCATTTAGCGCTTCTGAATTTAGACAAATGGAATAAGGCTGTTATATAGGTTTTGATTAGCTTAAGATCCAACATCCAACCGCTTTTAAGGTAGGTTTTGGGACGGTCACCTACTTGCGGCTTTTTCATTCTGGTAAGAATAGTGTTTTTAGGAGTACCTTAGTAAAAAGAGTAGCTACTATTCTTTGGCACCAGGTTCCTGGTTAAGTTCGTTCGGTATTtcttaatgtaggtattaaccatcttaattaatttaacggTTCTTTTTAATTTAGGTTCCTCCGTTTAGCAATGAGTAGGTTTTGTAAAATAGCAATTTAATAATCCAAGTTCTTGAAGTCCTCATAGCCGGCACAAGTGCATCTATGAATATTTGAGGACTTTAATTATCAATGAACTCGCTTCATAGAATCATCGGGAATCATCGGGAATTTTGCTACGCCGAATGTGTCGAGCTGTCGCCATCTATGTTTCAGTAGCGGTatatacacatacctcagttaaaaatagttactttttaatgatgttacttggcaagttttcatacaccttgttataaacctactaaacgcaatgaatcaagtatttaattttctattaaaacttgccaagtaggtaatcatcattaaaaagtaactatttttaactgaggtatgtgtatggaacttggtacttattcagatctcacttcttttataggcgaagcattcccatattatcaaacttggcagtctttcacatttttgttttgggtgggatttcatttatttttgtaaggttgtttattttatttttttcttatgatgaagttagttaaagaaatgtctcatttatactattttttagattttttaatatgcactatgtttcttacaaagaaatgaactagattaactaaatggactagatttaccaactgactgacatgacatgttatcatatattatgttcgtggatcaaagttacacattcgttattttcgaaagtgattcacacttggccgttttcagatttttactttactttgactaaatacaaacctttgtaccattcgaagatatattatataaatatagataaatttagttcgttttagttccttaggggtataaatttacaccgggtataaaacaccttcattattttgaaaccgactcacacttggccattttcagatttttccctttaccttgacataaagacctacctccatgccaaatttcaagtcaatacgaccattggaagtggtctaggtttttgatgagtgagtcagtgaataagtgaataagtgaatcagtcagtgagtgtatagtaaaaatagcgattttctgacgtcaatatctcaagacctacaataggtatattaatgaaattttgtattttagataagtgagggggtctcaacagatacgcgaaatttgatatgcgtaaataaaatagattttgagttaaagggggtcgaatttggcccgaaatggttcgtgtaatataacccacggccagtgtgtcgctttttttgctcgaacttggcggacacactgccgtgtgtctagattaatTCGACTAAACATAACCGTATCTCTCAACTGAAAGTTACGGTTACTTGAGGTTGCCCCTCTAAAACTAAACGTCAGCCGACTGTCATATCACTGTGTGTCATTTGCGTCTGTCACTCTTgaatcaaaacattattttaatgacttGAAGATAAATCTATGAAATCGTTGTTATTGTATTACTTGGATGGAGGTGTAAAATATTGAACAATTGACGGAATACATACCTCAAAAagttgtgtaaaaatataaatgatattgtagacatttcatttgaaaataatggaaaaatatACTGTGCCTAACATTCCTACCACTGAACAAATATTGGAAGATATATTTGATGTTGAAATTGTACAGCAACAAGATCACCCTATAAAAGTTACTGAAGGTAATGAAATCTTGCTCAGTGCACATTCttgttacaaaaactttaaGCAGCTACAAGAGGATGTAATGAAACAAGACGGTCTAAATTCAAAACTTGACGAACTAAACCATAAGTTGGTAGAAAATATAGCTAACATGAAAAAACAAACTtagattaacattttatttaacaaaatattatcattactaATGTATGTTTAACAAAATTATGCTTAGAActcaataaattatgtaaattatttgtcTTTTTCATTATTACTAAATGTACTATGTAGTACTTTGGGTTTATCTTTGTActggataataaaaataacatacaaaaatacttattactTATTGCTTAGTTATGGTTTAGCCTTCATAAGGCTTACTCATTCATTACTTAATAAAAGTATCCTCTTGGAATGACAACATCAATATTGTAATGGGTTTAATGTAGAAGTCCATGTATGTGTATAAAAGCTCATTTAATTATACTGCCAAGCTTAACTAAATCTTCTTCTGTAACTATTCCTAAATGGAATAAACAGACTAGAGCTGCACCTTGTTCAGCAAATTTCTTGTTTTTCTCCCAAAATGAGGATGTGTACTTTTTGCCATTGAATGTAATAATGGTACGAAACAACTTTTCCACTTGCTGGGTTTCATACACTGGCAGTTTCTGTCCATTCTTTCCTGCCCATGCATGAAGTCTGGACTTAGGCAAGTTGAGGTCATTAAAGTTAGCTCGAACAAAACATACCTAAAACAAGACCAACCAGACATTATAATGGGCACAAAACATGTTCTGAAAAACATCAATTTCATTGAGAATGATTCCTTACTTTCATTTCAATAACATCAGTAAGATCAGTATCAATTGATTTCATCTTCTTTTGAGGTGGCTCCAGATCATGTGGACACACTTGCCATCGTCCTTGTATACCCCTCTTCTGGTAGCTTGATTGCTTTTCTTGGCAGTACTCACCCAAATCCCAAAtggaactaaaaatataaaaaatatttataatagaaacACATAGGTCTTGTTATGTATGatgaataaattatacaaacacttACCATATTTGTTCTAGTGTTTGACAATCCAAAAATTGCCTTCCTCTTGGTGTATCTTGCAAttctcttaaaatattttgtatacaatATTTAGTGTTGGAAGGTGAATTATCAAAGTCAACAGCAAGCTTGAGATATTCTTTAATGACAGTATCCATTGGTAGCAATCCCTCTTTTCTGAAAATGGAACAGTTCCATTCAGCAGCTCTTGCAATCATGACACTTGAACATCCTGTCATTTCCTTGAATTTGTATATGTCATTATGCTTTTCAATTTCTTTAGAACCCCCactgaaataattaaacagtTTGAGTCAGAAAGTCATTACAATGTATATCAATAATTTCTTGTAAAGCTGTTTTTTTAAGCTTTACAAAACAAGACATACTTTGCTATAACTGGAATAGATATCCTTTCAGCAATATACTTTATAATGTCTGTATGTACTGCATGTTGTGGCCGCTCGTCCTTGGTCCTGCCATGTATTCCAATAGCTTTAATGCCTGAACTCACCAGTTTTTCTACAAGCTTCAAAGTTTCTTCAGGTGTTTGGAGTATCCTTATTTTACAAGTAACAGGTATAGATAAGTTCTCAACTAAAGTAGCTAGAATATTATGGGCTTTTTCTGGTTGTCCTAGAAGGGCGACGCCCATACCTCCCTTTATGGAGAATTCTTTTGGACATCCCATATTTATGTCTATGGCGGCCACATCTTTTTCCCTAAAATAgacaataattattgtaatagcAATAACATAACCCAAACATAGGCAGTTACATGATTTGCTACTACTACTCTTACACTAATTTAGCTACTTTTAAAGCTCTTTCTGCACTGCATGTTCCCAGCTGCAGTATAACTTTATCTTTTTCTTCATCACACGTCCGAAAGACAATTGTTCCATCAGTTTGATCAACGAAATCCACAGTGTTTAATATTTCTGAAATTAAAGAGTTATTGCATAATAACTTAGTCTGCCTGTGATTATTCGACTATGCGCGTAGGTTCTTGTACCTACCATTGTATTGACGTTTGGATCTTAAAAACTTCCAATCAATTAATTCTTCTGTATAAACCAAATCAGCACCGTATCGTAGAGCCAAGAGACGCATGGGTAACGTTCCTATGCGCACCATAGGcgctaatattaatttattttcataagatATCATTGTAAGATAATGTTAAAAACTTTTAACGACAGATAAACTTGTTTTGTAGCTTCAATTTCGCATGGAAACCAATAATTAAGTACAGACTAATAAAGTGACAAGTTTTCTACAGAATCCGGTTCtaattaatattagtatttatcCATAAAACAACTGCGAATGAACAACAACACACTGCGCCGCACACATGTGTGGCATGGATGGTGGATGGATGGTGGATGGGtgacaatttgacaatgacATTATTGTTAGTATGACATGACGTtgagtagtcgtggtggcctagtgggcaaagaactaacctctcgagtatgagggcgcgggttcgatcccaggtcaggcaagtaccaatgcaacttttctaagtttgtatgtactttctaagtatatcttagacaccaatgactgtgtttcggatggcacgttaaacagtaggtcccgcctgtcattgaacatccttggcagtcgttacgggtagtcagaagccagtaagtctgacaccagtctaaccaaggggtatcgggttgcccgggtaactgggttgaggaggtcagataggcagtcgcttcttgtaaagcactggtactcagctgaatccggttagactggaagccgaccccaacatagtttgggaaaaaggctcggaggatgatgatgacatgacGTTGATACTGATTGATTACATAGGGAGTCAGTGTGCAAAATCTAAAAATCTTTGCACTATCTTCAGTATTAGCATGAAACCCAAAACTGCGATGATCTTGCTTATTCCGTAGTTAGTTTATTAACCCTATGCGGTCAATTAAATTACACAAACCGTACCGTAATAAagcgcaatttaattgatcgtctCAAGATAGCCTTATAAAACCCTCTATGGTCAATTGAATATCTATGCCATTTTTGTTGAGACAATGTCAATGTCAACATGCTGTCTTCTGTTTGTCAAGTGTCATGCTCATTTTCTGTTGTGTTTGCCAGAACCgtgtttttgtgtaattttgtgAGATTGAAACAGGTCTGGTTTTTGTATTCactctaaaataaaatctcattgAAATTAGGAACATTAttatagtaaattaattaacgCTCACATTATTTTATGCTTCTGAATATTAGGTAATTCTTTGGAATAAGAACAAGAATGTTTGTTGCAGTTCAAATATTCAGACATGAAGCCAACAGTAGCTGCTGATGAAATGTTTCCTGAAGGTGTTGGACCTTACATGGATTTAGAAGAAGTGAGTATTAAAACACCTACTCACCATCCTTTCTATCGACAGCAGTTAGGCTCCCAGTCTGACCACAGCTAGGtacagtattttacaaggagcgactgcctatctgatctcaacTCGggtacccaggcaacccaatacccggCCAGTGAGTGGGTTGTCTTAGGTCCCCTAGTTTTTGATTATTATCACCttaattacttttctttttcaGGCTGGTGGTCCCTCTAACCTTCTGATGGACTTGGCTGCCAATGAAAAGGCTGTACATTCAGATTTCTTCAATGGTTGGTTTTCATTAACTTATTTGGCGTGTTTGGTTCCAAGCTTAACCTCTTCTATGCTAGGTGTCACAGATCCACACcaaacacaa belongs to Helicoverpa armigera isolate CAAS_96S chromosome 6, ASM3070526v1, whole genome shotgun sequence and includes:
- the LOC110375473 gene encoding tRNA-dihydrouridine(20) synthase [NAD(P)+]-like, which produces MISYENKLILAPMVRIGTLPMRLLALRYGADLVYTEELIDWKFLRSKRQYNEILNTVDFVDQTDGTIVFRTCDEEKDKVILQLGTCSAERALKVAKLVEKDVAAIDINMGCPKEFSIKGGMGVALLGQPEKAHNILATLVENLSIPVTCKIRILQTPEETLKLVEKLVSSGIKAIGIHGRTKDERPQHAVHTDIIKYIAERISIPVIANGGSKEIEKHNDIYKFKEMTGCSSVMIARAAEWNCSIFRKEGLLPMDTVIKEYLKLAVDFDNSPSNTKYCIQNILRELQDTPRGRQFLDCQTLEQICSIWDLGEYCQEKQSSYQKRGIQGRWQVCPHDLEPPQKKMKSIDTDLTDVIEMKVCFVRANFNDLNLPKSRLHAWAGKNGQKLPVYETQQVEKLFRTIITFNGKKYTSSFWEKNKKFAEQGAALVCLFHLGIVTEEDLVKLGSIIK
- the LOC110375457 gene encoding COP9 signalosome complex subunit 9 isoform X1, which codes for MLSSVCQFKYSDMKPTVAADEMFPEGVGPYMDLEEAGGPSNLLMDLAANEKAVHSDFFNDFEDLFDDDDLK
- the LOC110375457 gene encoding COP9 signalosome complex subunit 9 isoform X2, which encodes MKPTVAADEMFPEGVGPYMDLEEAGGPSNLLMDLAANEKAVHSDFFNDFEDLFDDDDLK